The Benincasa hispida cultivar B227 chromosome 9, ASM972705v1, whole genome shotgun sequence genome has a segment encoding these proteins:
- the LOC120086592 gene encoding carbamoyl-phosphate synthase large chain, chloroplastic yields the protein MVHCLIPSQSLTANSILSRSSSISRSSAPCFSNLIHARCFSFTTTVGSTSLKIHPWQDRLSPFGKLYCPKGLVRCNKNGEKTITESKGGKIGKRTDLKKILILGAGPIVIGQACEFDYSGTQACKALKEEGYEVVLINSNPATIMTDPDLADRTYVTPMTPELVEKVLEKERPDALLPTMGGQTALNLAVALAESGALEKYGIELIGAKLEAIKKAEDRELFKQAMKNIGIKTPPSGIGTTLEECVEIAGEIGEFPLIIRPAFTLGGTGGGIAYNKEEFESICKAGLAASLTSQVLVEKSLLGWKEYELEVMRDLADNVVIICSIENIDPMGVHTGDSITVAPAQTLTDKEYQRLRDYSIAIIREIGVECGGSNVQFAVNPADGEVMVIEMNPRVSRSSALASKATGFPIAKMAAKLSVGYSLDQIPNDITKKTPASFEPSIDYVVTKIPRFAFEKFPGSQPILTTQMKSVGEAMALGRTFQESFQKAVRSLECGYSGWGCEPIKQLDWDWEQLKYSLRVPNPDRIHAIYAAMKKGMKLDDIHELSYLDKWFLTQLKELVDVEQYLLAQSLSNLTKEDFYEVKKRGFSDKQIAFATKSTETEVRSKRISLGVLPAYKRVDTCAAEFEANTPYMYSSYDFECESAPTQKKKVLILGGGPNRIGQGIEFDYCCCHTSFALQDAGYETIMMNSNPETVSTDYDTSDRLYFEPLTVEDVFNVIDLERPDGIIVQFGGQTPLKLALPIQRYLDENKLKSATGGHVRIWGTSPDSIDAAEDRERFNAILNELKIEQPRGGIAKSEADALSIAKDIGYPVVVRPSYVLGGRAMEIVYSDDKLVTYLENAVEVDPERPVLVDKYLSDAIEIDVDALADSHGNVTIGGIMEHIELAGVHSGDSACSLPTKTIPSSCLETIRNWTTKLAKRLNVCGLMNCQYAITMAGEVFLLEANPRASRTVPFVSKAIGHPLAKYASLVMSGKSLYELGFTKEVIPKHVSVKEAVLPFEKFQGSDVLLGPEMRSTGEVMGLDFQFPIAFAKAQIAAGNKLPLSGTLFLSLNDLTKPHLSKIAKAFLEIGFSITATSGTAHVLELEGLPVERVLKLHEGRPHAGDILANGQIQLMIITSSGDDLDQIDGRHLRRMALAYKVPIITTVAGALATAEAIKSLKASSVSMIPLQDFFVETKSGSQKDLQSASI from the exons ATGGTTCACTGTTTGATTCCCTCTCAATCTCTCACCGCCAACTCCATTTTGTCTCGATCCTCCTCCATTTCTCGTTCTTCCGCTCCCTGTTTCTCCAATCTCATCCATGCCAGGTGTTTTTCTTTCACTACCACAGTTGGATCAACTTCGCTCAAGATTCATCCATGGCAGGACCGGCTTTCTCCGTTTGGGAAGCTGTACTGCCCAAAGGGTTTGGTTCGATGCAACAAAAACGGCGAGAAGACGATCACAGAGAGTAAAGGTGGGAAAATTGGGAAGAGAACTGATTTGAAGAAGATTTTGATTCTTGGTGCAGGCCCCATTGTGATTGGGCAGGCTTGTGAGTTTGATTATTCTGGTACTCAAGCTTGCAAGGCGTTGAAAGAAGAGGGATATGAAGTTGTGTTGATTAATTCCAATCCGGCTACGATCATGACGGACCCGGACTTGGCTGATAGAACTTATGTTACTCCCATGACACCAGAACTTGTTGAGAAAGTGCTTGAGAAAGAACGCCCTGATGCTCTCTTGCCCACTATGGGTGGCCAGACTGCGTTAAATTTGGCGGTTGCTTTAGCTGAAAGTGGTGCGCTGGAGAAATATGGGATCGAGTTGATTGGAGCGAAGCTTGAGGCAATAAAGAAAGCTGAAGACAGGGAGTTGTTTAAACAGGCTATGAAGAACATTGGGATTAAGACACCACCTTCTGGGATTGGGACTACGCTTGAGGAATGTGTTGAAATTGCTGGTGAGATTGGAGAATTCCCTTTGATCATTAGACCTGCTTTTACGTTGGGGGGAACTGGAGGTGGGATTGCTTACAATAAGGAGGAATTTGAGTCTATTTGTAAGGCGGGTTTAGCGGCGAGTTTGACGTCTCAGGTTCTGGTGGAGAAATCTTTGCTGGGTTGGAAGGAGTATGAGCTTGAGGTTATGAGGGATCTTGCTGACAACGTGGTAATCATTTGCTCCATTGAGAATATTGATCCCATGGGAGTTCATACTGGGGATTCCATAACTGTGGCACCTGCTCAAACTTTGACTGATAAAGAGTATCAGCGGCTGAGGGATTATTCCATTGCTATCATTAGGGAAATCGGTGTTGAGTGTGGTGGTTCAAATGTGCAATTTGCTGTCAATCCAGCTGATGGTGAGGTGATGGTGATTGAAATGAACCCGAGAGTTTCAAGGTCCTCTGCTTTGGCTTCCAAGGCGACGGGTTTTCCAATAGCGAAGATGGCTGCAAAATTGTCTGTTGGTTATTCATTGGATCAGATTCCGAATGACATAACCAAGAAAACGCCTGCTAGTTTTGAGCCTTCAATCGATTACGTGGTGACAAAG attCCTAGATTTGCTTTTGAAAAGTTCCCAGGTTCTCAACCAATATTGACGACTCAAATGAAATCAGTTGGTGAAGCTATGGCTCTTGGCCGCACTTTCCAAGAATCCTTTCAAAAAGCTGTAAGATCATTGGAATGTGGCTACTCTGGATGGGGTTGTGAACCCATTAAACAACTCGATTGGGATTGGGAACAATTGAAGTATAGCCTCCGAGTTCCTAATCCAGATCGCATTCATGCTATATATGCTGCAATGAAGAAGGGAATGAAACTGGATGATATTCACGAGCTGAGTTACCTTGACAAGTGGTTTCTTACTCAGTTAAAGGAGTTGGTGGATGTGGAGCAATACCTCTTGGCTCAAAGCTTATCTAACCTGACAAAGGAAGATTTCTATGAAGTGAAAAAGAGAGGTTTCAGTGACAAGCAGATAGCATTTGCGACTAAATCAACTGAGACGGAGGTGCGCTCTAAGAGAATATCCTTGGGTGTCCTCCCAGCTTATAAGCGGGTGGATACATGTGCTGCAGAATTTGAGGCAAATACCCCTTATATGTATTCTTCTTATGATTTTGAATGTGAATCAGCCCCAACTCAAAAGAAAAAGGTCTTGATATTGGGTGGTGGTCCAAACCGTATTGGTCAGGGTATTGAATTTGACTACTGTTGCTGCCATACATCATTTGCTCTACAG GATGCTGGGTATGAGACAATCATGATGAACTCAAATCCTGAAACAGTGTCAACAGATTATGATACAAGTGATCGTCTGTACTTTGAACCCTTGACAGTTGAAGATGTTTTTAACGTTATTGATTTGGAACGTCCAGACGGCATCATTGTGCAATTTGGAGGTCAAACACCATTAAAATTGGCTCTCCCCATACAGCGGTATTTAGATGAGAACAAGCTCAAATCTGCCACTGGTGGACATGTTCGCATATGGGGAACTTCTCCAGATTCCATAGATGCGGCTGAAGACAGAGAAAGGTTCAATGCAATCCTTAACGAGTTAAAGATAGAACAACCAAGAGGGGGCATTGCCAAGAGTGAAGCAGATGCACTCTCCATTGCTAAGGATATAGGATACCCAGTTGTTGTCCGACCTTCTTATGTTCTAGGTGGTCGGGCAATGGAAATTGTGTACAGCGATGACAAACTAGTGACTTACCTTGAAAATGCTGTGGAAGTGGATCCAGAACGTCCTGTATTAGTCGACAAATATCTATCAGATGCTATTGAAATTGATGTTGATGCATTAGCTGATTCACATGGGAATGTGACAATTGGTGGGATAATGGAACATATTGAGTTGGCTGGTGTCCATTCGGGTGACTCGGCTTGTTCACTCCCAACGAAAACAATTCCATCCTCTTGCCTCGAAACTATCAGGAATTGGACAACAAAGTTGGCGAAGAGGCTAAATGTCTGTGGGCTTATGAACTGTCAGTATGCGATCACTATGGCAGGGGAGGTTTTCTTGCTAGAGGCAAATCCACGTGCTTCCCGTACGGTCCCATTTGTATCTAAAGCCATTGGGCACCCATTAGCTAAGTATGCTTCACTTGTTATGTCCGGGAAGTCTCTATATGAGCTTGGCTTCACAAAAGAGGTCATCCCCAAACACGTGTCCGTGAAGGAAGCTGTCCTTCCCTTTGAGAAGTTCCAAGGCAGCGATGTGCTATTGGGGCCTGAGATGAGAAGCACTGGTGAGGTTATGGGTCTTGATTTCCAGTTTCCTATTGCATTTGCAAAAGCTCAAATTGCTGCAGGGAATAAGTTACCACTTTCTGGAACTCTGTTCCTCAGTTTGAATGACTTGACAAAGCCCCACCTTTCCAAAATAGCCAAGGCATTCTTAGAGATTGGATTCAGCATCACTGCAACGTCTGGAACTGCCCACGTTCTTGAATTGGAAGGCCTTCCTGTCGAGCGAGTACTGAAGCTGCATGAGGGACGGCCTCATGCTGGTGACATACTTGCTAATGGACAGATTCAGTTGATGATAATCACTAGTTCTGGCGATGATCTTGATCAGATTGATGGACGTCATTTGAGGAGGATGGCTCTTGCATACAAAGTACCTATAATAACAACGGTTGCTGGAGCATTGGCAACTGCCGAAGCCATAAAGAGCCTGAAGGCAAGTTCCGTTTCAATGATCCCTCTTCAGGACTTCTTTGTCGAGACTAAAAGTGGTAGTCAAAAGGACTTGCAGTCGGCCTCTATATGA